Proteins encoded within one genomic window of Catharus ustulatus isolate bCatUst1 chromosome 10, bCatUst1.pri.v2, whole genome shotgun sequence:
- the BCL6 gene encoding B-cell lymphoma 6 protein translates to MASPADSCIQFTRHASDVLLNLNRLRSRDILTDVVIIVNREQFRAHKTVLMACSGLFYSIFTDQLKCNLNVINLDPEINPEGFCILLDFMYTSRLNLRENNIMAVMATALYLQMEHVVDTCRRFVKSSEAEMVSAVKTPREEFLAGRMLGHPEVMAYRSRDVSENGMPLQNGSLCNGRAFAPGLINSLSGSPYHGYSPLPLNSFLVDDELREMRMPLSELSRAGAFPKERILPCDSSRTIPTEYVRTITDISANMCHATIYAPKEGAAEEARSDMHYSVASGPKPVIPSVRNSPYFPCDKVAKEEERTSSEDEISQHFEPTNTPLDRKGLISPQSPQKSDCQPNSPTESSSSKNARIGQNSSSLFTKSPTDPKACNWKKYKFIVLNSLNQNTKQDSTDQNEMGTLSPRTYVPMSTCQQSMEPEHLNVQSPTKISVNGEDSTIPQASRLNNIVNRSRDGSPRGSEGQSPLYMHSSKCSSCGCQSPQHSEMCLHTPGSNFGEEMGETQSEYSDSSCENGAFFCNECDCRFSEEASLKRHSLQVHSDKPYKCDRCQASFRYKGNLASHKTVHTGEKPYRCNICGAQFNRPANLKTHTRIHSGEKPYKCETCGARFVQVAHLRAHVLIHTGEKPYPCEICGTRFRHLQTLKSHLRIHTGEKPYHCEKCNLHFRHKSQLRLHLRQKHGAITNTKVQYRISGSEVPPELPKAC, encoded by the exons ATGGCCTCTCCGGCAGACAGCTGCATCCAGTTCACCCGCCACGCCAGTGACGTCCTCCTCAACCTCAACCGCCTTAGAAGCCGGGATATCTTGACTGATGTTGTCATCATCGTGAACCGGGAGCAGTTCAGAGCCCACAAAACAGTCCTGATGGCCTGCAG TGGCCTGTTCTACAGCATCTTCACTGACCAGCTGAAGTGCAACTTGAATGTCATCAACCTGGATCCTGAAATTAACCCTGAGGGGTTTTGCATCCTCTTGGACTTCATGTACACCTCCCGCCTGAACCTGAGGGAGAACAATATCATGGCTGTGATGGCCACAGCACTGTACCTGCAGATGGAGCACGTGGTCGACACCTGCCGACGGTTTGTCAAGTCTAG TGAAGCAGAGATGGTGTCTGCTGTGAAGACCCCAAGGGAGGAGTTTTTGGCAGGACGGATGCTGGGCCACCCAGAGGTGATGGCTTATCGGAGCAGAGACGTCTCAGAGAACGGCATGCCTCTTCAAAACGGGTCCCTGTGCAACGGGAGGGCCTTTGCACCTGGCTTGATCAACAGTTTGTCTGGATCCCCCTACCACGGATACAGCCCTCTCCCTCTAAACAGCTTCCTAGTGGATGATGAGTTGCGGGAGATGAGGATGCCTCTCTCTGAACTCTCAAGGGCAGGCGCCTTCCCCAAGGAGAGGATCCTGCCGTGCGACAGCTCCAGGACAATCCCCACTGAGTACGTGAGAACCATTACCGACATCTCTGCCAACATGTGCCACGCTACCATCTATGCTCCAAAAGAAGGTGCTGCTGAAGAAGCCAGGAGTGACATGCACTACAGCGTGGCCTCTGGGCCCAAACCTGTCATCCCTTCAGTCCGGAACAGCCCCTACTTCCCTTGCGATAAAGTGGCCAAAGAGGAGGAGCGGACCTCTTCAGAGGATGAGATCAGCCAGCACTTTGAGCCCACCAACACACCCCTGGACCGCAAGGGACTCATCAGCCCTCAGAGCCCACAGAAGTCAGACTGTCAGCCCAACTCACCAACTgagtccagcagcagcaagaatgCCCGTATCGGTCAGAACTCCAGCTCCCTCTTCACCAAGagccccacagaccccaaagcCTGCAACTGGAAGAAGTACAAGTTCATTGTCCTCAACTCTCTGAACCAGAACACCAAGCAAGACAGCACTGACCAGAACGAGATGGGAACCCTCTCTCCTCGCACCTACGTGCCCATGTCCACTTGCCAGCAGTCCATGGAGCCAGAGCATCTCAATGTGCAATCCCCCACCAAGATAAGCGTGAATGGTGAAGACTCTACTATCCCACAAGCGAGCAGACTCAACAATATTGTTAACAG GTCCCGGGATGGGTCCCCTCGGGGCAGCGAAGGGCAGTCCCCACTGTACATGCATTCATCCAAGTGCAGTTCCTGTGGCTGCCAGTCCCCACAACATAGTGAGATGTGCCTTCATACCCCCGGCTCAAACTTTGGAGAAGAGATGGGGGAAACCCAGTCTGAATACTCTGACTCCAGCTGTG AGAACGGAGCCTTCTTCTGCAACGAGTGTGACTGCCGGTTCTCCGAGGAGGCCTCTCTCAAGAGACATTCTCTGCAAGTCCACAGTGACAAGCCCTACAAGTGTGACCGCTGCCAGGCCTCCTTCCGCTACAAGGGGAACCTCGCCAGCCACAAAACCGTCCACACAG GAGAGAAGCCGTACCGCTGCAACATCTGCGGGGCACAGTTCAACCGACCAGCCAACCTGAAAACCCACACACGCATCCACTCTGGGGAGAAACCCTACAAGTGTGAGACTTGCGGGGCCAGATTTGTCCAG GTGGCCCACCTCCGTGCTCACGTGCTCATTCACACCGGGGAGAAGCCGTACCCCTGTGAGATCTGCGGCACACGCTTCCGGCACCTGCAGACCCTCAAAAGCCACCTTCGAATCCACACAGGAGAGAAACCCTATCAT